One window of the Allorhizobium ampelinum S4 genome contains the following:
- a CDS encoding sulfotransferase domain-containing protein, with translation MNVRSTPLDSTTEQISSDDRRVEQFGDENRLLSADRENDAVEPASPIKNKQNIIWIASYPKSGNTWVRVFVHNLLRELRGETQGSQDINDLGRYAIWEHSYPHYTQILGKAPTRATAEEMAKARPAAQALISRQQQGLSLTKTHLCFGTDHGTPTINLDVTLAAIYIVRNPLDVAISYAHHCSRSIDAIIADMAQPGFRTLPTEKHVGEILGSWSQNVASWMGVASRPVHIMRYEDMLDYPERMFSGLAAFLGLRPTKKQLESAIEKSSFAELAKQETERGFKEKPKQAERFFRQGRAGQWQDLLSENQVQRVLSSSAPIMQRVGYLPPRGVGSIKYSLPSKEGNNGQ, from the coding sequence GTGAATGTACGCAGCACGCCGTTAGATTCAACGACAGAACAAATCTCTTCTGATGATCGCCGAGTTGAACAATTCGGCGACGAGAATAGACTATTGTCAGCGGATCGCGAAAATGACGCCGTTGAACCGGCGTCGCCAATCAAAAACAAGCAGAATATTATTTGGATCGCGTCCTATCCAAAATCCGGAAATACCTGGGTCCGTGTTTTCGTCCATAATCTCCTGAGGGAGTTGCGCGGCGAAACCCAGGGCTCACAAGATATCAATGACCTGGGTCGCTATGCCATTTGGGAGCACAGCTATCCTCACTATACCCAAATCCTCGGCAAGGCGCCAACGCGTGCGACAGCCGAAGAGATGGCCAAGGCGAGACCTGCGGCACAAGCTTTGATTTCGAGGCAACAGCAGGGTCTGTCCCTGACCAAAACACATCTTTGCTTTGGAACCGACCATGGCACGCCGACCATAAATCTCGATGTTACTTTGGCCGCCATTTATATCGTCCGCAATCCACTGGATGTGGCTATTTCCTATGCGCATCACTGCTCCCGCTCAATAGACGCTATTATCGCGGACATGGCTCAGCCGGGCTTTCGAACACTTCCCACCGAAAAACACGTTGGTGAGATACTTGGGAGTTGGAGCCAGAACGTTGCTAGCTGGATGGGGGTCGCATCTCGGCCCGTTCATATAATGCGCTACGAAGACATGCTGGACTATCCCGAGCGCATGTTTAGCGGTCTTGCAGCTTTTCTTGGGTTGCGTCCGACAAAAAAGCAGCTCGAAAGTGCTATAGAGAAGTCATCCTTCGCCGAACTTGCAAAACAGGAGACTGAGCGTGGCTTCAAAGAAAAGCCAAAACAAGCGGAGCGATTCTTCCGGCAGGGGCGTGCAGGTCAGTGGCAAGACTTGCTATCAGAAAATCAGGTTCAACGTGTATTGTCTTCTAGTGCGCCGATTATGCAGCGTGTCGGATATCTGCCACCAAGAGGCGTAGGGTCAATAAAATATTCGTTGCCCTCAAAGGAGGGAAATAATGGCCAATAA